In Oscillatoria sp. FACHB-1407, a genomic segment contains:
- a CDS encoding Z1 domain-containing protein: MNDYDMARQLVQVFLKAEQKIPTREIIQERVKAVLSMLTSQQGRAVEIDEEKLIREIQTLVNIQMGIGTILDSEKGHVPWLSDRNSEINWDFWNRYVRYLEEEKGWAPATITGLDRLTNDVLERLEDPQRPGAWDRRGMVVGQVQSGKTANYTGLVCKAVDAGYKVIIVLAGLTDSLRSQTQIRLDEGFLGFDSRVYRAFDEKKNSFVGAGTIAIGKPLIAHSATSSDQKGDFNRKVANQFGVLPGGQDPLVLVVKKNKSVLNNLFNWALSSVRGIVDEESGRRIVRGVPLLVIDDEADNGSIDTNPLVFDDDDNIIEDHDPTKINALIRKLLYSFEQSAYVAYTATPFANIFIHEEARTNQCGDDLFPRSFIINLPTPSNYVGPARVFGLEADAQSGLEASEGLPIVRLVKDHEKWMPTAHKKEHVPGEIPESLYKAIKSFILSCAVRIARGQEKAHNSMLVHVTLLTSVQERVAVQVQDVLTSIQRRLRYGDGNAPKQLRDEFRQLWESDFLPTSESMMHEYAIQTVCWEEADLLLNQAASKIQIKKINGTAKDVLDYSEHKNGLSVIAIGGNKLSRGLTLEDLTVSYYLRPTRMYDSLMQMGRWFGYRPGYLDLCRLYTTDELVQWYKHITVASEELRQELDYMAAEDATPEDFGLKVRTHPQGLMITAANKMRSGTTMQLSYTRSLSETTIFYKNDEINEQNFKATDELLKTLGKYEEKSKNYLWREVSADKVIDFLSAYQSHHDCRPANTTLLVQYIKAQLPRKELVSWTVVLISNEQAKKDRNTYVIGGHEVGLTERKDSSSESPHEYRMSKSHLLSPTDEWLDLSAETQEEILELTQQKREKAGKPPMKSKTPDGKIIREKRDKRNGLLLLYPLDSKKIKSITSPVPIVGFVMSFPKSTSDIPIEYRVNNTRWKEDAGLL; the protein is encoded by the coding sequence ATGAACGATTACGACATGGCTCGCCAACTTGTTCAGGTTTTTCTGAAGGCAGAGCAAAAAATTCCTACTCGTGAAATTATCCAGGAGAGAGTTAAAGCTGTTCTCAGTATGCTGACTAGTCAACAGGGTCGAGCTGTTGAGATTGATGAGGAGAAGCTTATTCGAGAGATTCAAACACTCGTAAATATTCAGATGGGTATAGGAACCATACTGGATAGCGAAAAAGGTCATGTTCCCTGGTTGTCTGATCGAAATAGCGAAATTAACTGGGATTTTTGGAATCGTTATGTGCGTTACCTGGAAGAAGAAAAAGGATGGGCACCCGCCACGATTACTGGATTGGACCGGCTGACAAATGACGTTCTTGAGCGATTGGAAGATCCCCAGCGACCAGGGGCATGGGATCGAAGAGGAATGGTAGTTGGGCAAGTTCAATCTGGTAAAACCGCAAATTACACTGGTCTTGTCTGCAAGGCAGTTGACGCTGGGTACAAAGTGATAATAGTACTTGCGGGACTAACTGACAGCTTGCGAAGCCAAACTCAAATTCGTCTAGATGAGGGCTTTCTGGGTTTTGACTCACGAGTGTATAGAGCTTTTGATGAGAAGAAAAACTCCTTTGTGGGTGCAGGAACAATTGCGATTGGAAAACCCTTAATAGCCCATTCAGCAACAAGCAGTGATCAAAAAGGTGACTTTAATCGAAAAGTTGCAAATCAATTTGGAGTTCTTCCTGGTGGGCAGGACCCACTTGTTCTTGTTGTCAAAAAGAATAAATCTGTGCTCAATAACTTGTTCAACTGGGCATTGAGCAGCGTTCGAGGAATTGTAGACGAGGAATCAGGAAGACGTATTGTTAGAGGAGTACCTTTACTGGTTATAGATGACGAAGCTGATAATGGATCAATCGACACAAATCCACTTGTATTTGATGATGACGACAACATTATTGAGGATCATGATCCTACAAAGATTAATGCATTAATTAGAAAGCTACTGTATAGCTTTGAGCAAAGTGCTTATGTAGCTTACACTGCTACACCATTTGCAAACATCTTTATTCATGAAGAAGCACGTACAAATCAATGTGGAGACGACCTTTTTCCACGTAGCTTTATCATTAATCTACCAACACCATCAAACTATGTAGGACCAGCACGTGTATTTGGGCTTGAAGCAGATGCACAATCTGGGCTTGAAGCATCAGAAGGGTTACCAATTGTCAGGTTGGTTAAAGACCACGAAAAATGGATGCCAACAGCACACAAGAAGGAGCATGTTCCTGGTGAAATTCCCGAATCCTTGTATAAAGCGATCAAATCATTTATTCTCTCGTGTGCAGTGAGAATCGCACGAGGACAGGAAAAAGCACACAACTCTATGCTTGTGCATGTAACTCTTCTTACAAGTGTTCAGGAAAGAGTTGCAGTTCAGGTTCAGGATGTATTGACCTCTATACAGAGGCGGTTGCGATATGGAGATGGTAACGCCCCCAAACAGTTAAGGGACGAGTTCAGGCAGTTGTGGGAATCTGATTTCCTACCAACGAGTGAATCTATGATGCATGAGTATGCTATACAGACTGTTTGCTGGGAAGAAGCCGACCTTCTGCTGAATCAGGCTGCATCCAAAATTCAGATCAAAAAAATTAACGGTACAGCAAAAGATGTTTTGGACTACAGCGAACATAAGAATGGACTAAGTGTTATTGCTATTGGGGGAAATAAACTTTCTCGGGGTCTAACTCTAGAGGATCTAACTGTAAGCTATTATCTCCGCCCCACAAGAATGTACGATTCATTGATGCAGATGGGAAGGTGGTTTGGCTACAGACCTGGTTACCTTGATCTTTGCAGGCTGTACACAACAGATGAGCTTGTTCAGTGGTACAAGCACATCACTGTTGCAAGCGAAGAACTGAGGCAGGAACTGGATTATATGGCTGCTGAAGATGCTACACCCGAAGATTTCGGACTTAAAGTTCGTACTCATCCTCAAGGACTAATGATCACTGCGGCTAACAAAATGAGATCGGGGACAACCATGCAACTCTCCTATACCAGAAGCCTGAGTGAAACAACAATTTTTTACAAGAATGACGAGATAAATGAGCAGAACTTTAAAGCCACAGATGAACTTCTAAAAACTCTTGGAAAGTATGAGGAAAAATCCAAGAACTACCTGTGGAGAGAGGTTTCTGCTGATAAAGTCATCGACTTTCTCTCAGCATATCAGTCGCATCATGATTGTAGGCCAGCAAACACAACACTTCTTGTTCAATACATCAAAGCTCAGCTTCCTCGTAAAGAACTTGTCTCGTGGACAGTTGTTCTCATATCCAATGAACAAGCCAAAAAAGATAGAAACACCTACGTCATCGGTGGGCACGAAGTTGGATTAACAGAGCGAAAAGATAGCTCTTCTGAATCACCTCACGAATATCGCATGAGCAAATCTCACCTATTGAGTCCTACCGATGAATGGCTTGATTTGTCAGCTGAAACACAAGAGGAAATTCTTGAACTAACTCAACAGAAGAGAGAGAAAGCAGGAAAACCTCCCATGAAAAGTAAAACTCCTGACGGAAAGATAATACGTGAGAAACGGGACAAGAGAAACGGCTTATTGCTGCTTTATCCACTAGACTCAAAAAAAATAAAGAGCATCACATCTCCTGTCCCTATTGTTGGTTTTGTAATGAGCTTTCCAAAGAGTACATCGGATATCCCGATCGAGTACAGAGTTAATAACACTCGTTGGAAAGAGGATGCTGGGCTATTGTGA
- a CDS encoding ATP-binding protein → MANQTNDSAYDLVEPRASAMIESLRAFGYNLQTAIADIIDNSISAKAEKIWLTFHWNGSDSYISIEDNGKGMTETELVNAMRPSSQSPMEIRKPDDLGRFGLGLKTASFSQCRKLTVRSKASGYSVATRQWNLDYVTQTGEWRLLKSFTAETLSKLSDFRENSQGTIVLWEHLDQIVGSTRVDDQKAHNRFLELIEVVERHLAMVFHRFLERHNQLRLWINDAPVEPWNPFLPNEKATQNLPEERFQIEEDSLLIKPYVLPHHSKISQQTYNKAAGPDGWNAQQGFYVYRNERLLVAGDWLGLGFQKEEHHKLARIEVNLTNSMDSDWNIDVKKSRARPPAFLRSDLKRIARLTRQKAMEIYRHRGKVVATTAAEEYIFPWERRVKHGKIFYLINQEHPLIKEALRIDGEFQQVIRALIRLLEETVPVQRIWLDSSVEPEKHSQPFEGDPPEEIVEVMRQVYQAMIKNGLKPEDARSRLVKMEPFQRFEELVNSFGKNLDKGDL, encoded by the coding sequence GTGGCAAATCAAACTAATGATAGTGCATATGATTTAGTTGAGCCTCGTGCTTCAGCAATGATTGAGTCATTACGAGCATTCGGTTATAACCTTCAAACTGCGATCGCTGATATCATTGACAACAGCATTTCAGCAAAAGCAGAGAAAATTTGGCTAACCTTTCATTGGAATGGTTCTGATTCCTACATATCAATTGAAGACAATGGAAAGGGGATGACAGAGACGGAGCTGGTCAACGCAATGAGACCAAGCAGCCAGAGTCCTATGGAGATCAGAAAACCGGATGATTTAGGACGTTTTGGTCTAGGTCTTAAAACAGCCTCGTTTTCTCAATGTAGAAAACTCACGGTCAGATCAAAGGCTTCAGGTTACAGTGTTGCAACACGACAATGGAACTTAGATTACGTTACCCAAACTGGGGAATGGCGGTTACTTAAATCATTTACTGCTGAAACACTCAGCAAGCTTTCTGATTTTAGAGAGAACTCGCAAGGAACAATTGTCTTATGGGAGCACCTAGACCAAATTGTGGGTAGTACAAGGGTAGATGACCAGAAAGCCCATAATCGATTTCTTGAACTTATAGAAGTAGTAGAGAGACATTTAGCTATGGTGTTTCATCGGTTTCTGGAGCGTCATAATCAATTGCGCCTCTGGATAAACGATGCACCTGTCGAACCCTGGAACCCATTCCTACCTAACGAAAAAGCCACACAGAATTTGCCGGAAGAACGATTTCAGATAGAGGAAGACAGCCTGTTAATCAAACCTTATGTGTTACCTCATCACTCTAAAATCAGTCAACAAACCTATAACAAAGCAGCAGGTCCAGATGGCTGGAATGCTCAACAAGGGTTTTATGTTTATCGCAACGAAAGGCTGCTTGTGGCTGGCGATTGGCTGGGACTTGGTTTTCAGAAAGAGGAGCATCACAAGCTGGCTCGTATCGAAGTTAACTTGACGAATTCAATGGACAGTGACTGGAACATTGATGTCAAAAAGTCTAGAGCGCGTCCACCTGCATTCCTTAGATCGGACCTCAAACGTATAGCTAGGCTAACGCGTCAGAAAGCAATGGAGATTTATCGACATAGGGGAAAAGTTGTTGCAACAACGGCAGCAGAGGAATATATTTTCCCTTGGGAGAGAAGAGTTAAACATGGAAAAATTTTTTATCTCATAAACCAGGAGCATCCTCTGATTAAAGAGGCTTTAAGAATAGATGGGGAGTTTCAGCAAGTTATACGAGCGCTGATTCGACTGCTTGAAGAAACAGTGCCTGTACAACGAATTTGGCTTGACAGTTCTGTTGAACCTGAAAAGCATAGTCAACCCTTTGAAGGGGATCCACCAGAGGAAATTGTAGAGGTAATGAGGCAGGTTTATCAGGCAATGATAAAAAACGGCTTAAAGCCAGAGGATGCCCGCAGCCGTTTGGTTAAGATGGAGCCTTTCCAACGTTTTGAAGAGCTGGTGAACAGCTTTGGTAAGAATCTGGATAAAGGAGACCTGTGA
- the istB gene encoding IS21-like element helper ATPase IstB, with protein sequence MLNHWQSLETKAIQESWSYAQFLLALCQLEADRKLQVRLQRALAEAQLPTGKSFTTFNFEHCPTLNPAPLIQLSQDASWLERAQNLILLGPSGVGKTHLAAAVGRSAIECGKRAKFFSATTLVQQLQYAKLQLQLPAILTKLDRFDLLIVDDLGYVKKSEAETGVLFELIAHRYERKSLLVTANQPFSQWDAIFSDSTMTVAAVDRLVHHALIVDIQAESFRKQSALERVQPT encoded by the coding sequence ATGCTCAACCACTGGCAAAGCCTGGAAACCAAAGCAATTCAGGAGAGTTGGTCGTACGCTCAGTTCTTGCTAGCACTGTGTCAATTAGAGGCGGACAGAAAGTTACAAGTGAGGTTGCAACGGGCCCTAGCAGAAGCACAACTGCCAACTGGAAAAAGCTTTACCACCTTCAACTTTGAGCACTGTCCTACTCTCAATCCAGCTCCTTTAATACAATTAAGCCAAGATGCTAGCTGGTTAGAGCGAGCCCAGAACCTAATTCTACTAGGTCCAAGTGGTGTTGGAAAAACCCATCTTGCGGCTGCAGTGGGACGATCTGCAATTGAGTGCGGCAAGCGAGCTAAGTTTTTCTCGGCGACTACCCTTGTCCAGCAATTGCAATACGCCAAACTGCAATTGCAATTGCCTGCAATTCTCACAAAACTAGACCGCTTCGATCTACTGATCGTTGATGATTTAGGCTACGTCAAAAAGAGTGAGGCAGAAACGGGTGTGCTCTTTGAACTCATCGCTCATCGTTATGAGCGTAAGAGTTTACTGGTCACGGCAAACCAGCCGTTTAGCCAATGGGATGCGATCTTCTCTGACTCCACCATGACGGTCGCTGCCGTAGACCGATTAGTGCATCATGCGCTCATTGTTGACATTCAAGCAGAGAGTTTTCGCAAGCAATCTGCACTAGAACGGGTTCAACCGACGTAG
- a CDS encoding pentapeptide repeat-containing protein, protein MADKEHLAMLIQGADKWNEWRQMMDESEELCDDFYEVNLSGADLSNVNLSGFDLSRTDLSGANLSDAGLVEVDFSYSALCKADLSNSRCQGCNFNEADLEEANFSKANLTYANFNGTNLISVNFRQSRLWESDLSSANLSNTDFSESTLVGSNLRGIQSNGAVFYKAILGSANLSGSEFTGANFSEADLSRANMSGTDFAKANFVNANLYRVEALESSFISANFTGACLKDWHIDAATQLDDAICEYFYWGLDQQNRCPQNGIYKQGELAELFKRARNLVESLLQKGL, encoded by the coding sequence ATGGCGGACAAAGAACACTTGGCTATGCTTATTCAGGGGGCTGACAAATGGAATGAATGGAGACAGATGATGGATGAAAGCGAGGAACTTTGTGATGATTTTTATGAAGTGAATTTAAGTGGGGCCGATCTCAGTAATGTGAACTTGAGTGGTTTTGACCTCAGCAGAACTGACTTGAGTGGTGCAAACCTGAGCGATGCTGGGCTTGTTGAAGTTGATTTCAGTTATTCTGCTCTGTGCAAGGCTGATCTCAGCAACTCTCGCTGTCAGGGATGTAATTTTAATGAAGCAGATTTGGAAGAGGCAAACTTTAGTAAAGCTAACCTTACTTACGCTAATTTCAATGGAACAAATCTAATTAGCGTGAATTTCAGGCAGTCGCGTTTATGGGAGTCTGATCTCTCCTCTGCTAATTTGAGCAATACTGACTTTAGTGAGTCCACGCTAGTTGGGTCCAATCTTCGTGGTATTCAGAGTAATGGAGCAGTTTTCTACAAAGCAATCCTTGGAAGTGCCAATCTTAGCGGTTCTGAATTCACTGGAGCTAATTTTAGTGAAGCCGATCTTAGTCGAGCCAATATGAGTGGTACGGACTTTGCGAAAGCGAATTTCGTCAATGCTAATCTCTATAGAGTTGAAGCTTTGGAATCTAGCTTTATCTCTGCAAATTTTACAGGTGCTTGTTTGAAAGACTGGCATATTGATGCTGCTACTCAACTAGATGATGCCATCTGTGAGTACTTTTACTGGGGATTGGATCAACAGAACCGCTGTCCGCAGAACGGTATCTATAAACAAGGGGAGCTTGCAGAACTGTTCAAACGGGCACGAAACTTGGTTGAATCGTTACTACAGAAGGGCTTGTAA